AAGCAGGAGGTGCATTTCCCAGTTGGCAGCGACAACGCCTATTACGATAGCTGGAGGCATAACTGATGGCGACAAGCGTCACCCTGCAAAAGGTCTTCAAACGGTATGGCGCGCTTGAAGTGATCCATGGCGTGGATCTCGAGATCACGCCAGGAGAATTCGTGGTGTTTGTTGGCCCGTCCGGCTGCGGAAAATCCACGCTGCTGCGGATGATCGCTGGGCTTGAGCCGATTTCCGGTGGCACTCTGCTGCTGGATGGGCAAAGGATGAACGAAGTGCCGGCGGCCAAGCGCGGCATTGCCATGGTTTTTCAGTCCTATGCGCTTTATCCTCATATGACTGTTTATAAAAACCTGGCCTTCGGTCTGGAAACGGCTGGCATGAAAAAGAAGGATATCGAGCCGCGTGTCGAGCGGGCCGCCGATATCTTGCAGATCCAGCCGCTGCTGGGGCGCAAGCCCAAGGCTTTGTCCGGTGGTCAGCGTCAGCGCGTCGCCATCGGGCGGGCCATTGTGCGTGAGCCGAATATCTTCCTGTTCGACGAGCCCTTATCTAACCTCGATGCCGAATTGCGGGTGCAGATGCGTGTCGAGATCGCCAAGCTCCATCAGAGCCTCGGCAATACCATGATCTATGTGACCCACGACCAGGTCGAAGCCATGACCATGGCTGACACAATCGTGGTGCTGAAAGGCGGCTATATCGAACAGGTCGGCGCGCCACTTGATCTCTATAACAATCCGAAAAACAAATTCGTTGCGGGCTTCATCGGTTCGCCGCGCATGAATTTCATCGATACCCGGCTGGTGGAGGCTGGAGACAGAACCGCTGTTGAGCTGAACGGCAAGCCGGTCGATCTGGCGCGGACAAGCCCCGGCGCACAGGTGGGGCAAAAAGTCAGCGTCGGTGTCCGGCCCGAACATCTCAGCCTGCGTCCAGCCGAAATTACCCTTGGCGAGGCGCATGTCGATCTGGTCGAGCATCTGGGCGGGCAGACCATTCTCTATTTGTCCATGCAGGACGGTCAGTCGATTGCCATGGTGATGGAAGACCAGCAGGCAATCCGCAAGGGCGAGAAGGTGACGATCCATATCGACTCGAAACGCTGCTATCTGTTTGACGATGCCGGAAACCGGGTAAACGGTGGTGTGAACCGATAGGCAGGGCAGGCGTGCAAAAGCTTTGCGCCTTGGTTGGCGGGCCTTGCTATGCTATTGGGCGGCTTTTGCAGGATAAAGAGACGGCCCGATGCTTCCCTGGATACAGCTTGACAGTGCAGCCATTCCCGATGGCGGCGGAGATCTGCGCCTGAAGCAGCGGGGCCAGGAATTCTCGATCATGCTTGGCGCCAACGAGCTGATGAACAGCCGGTTGAGCGGTTCGGAAGAGGCGCTGGCAACGCTTGCCTGCGAGAAGATAGGGGCCTGCGATAAGCCTAGCCTGCTGATCGGCGGGCTTGGCATGGGGTTTACCCTGCGTGCCGCCCTCGGCGTGTTGCAAGCCGATGCCCGGGTTACCGTGGCTGAACTGGTGCCGGCTGTTGTCGCCTGGGCGCGTGGGCCGATGGCGGAGGTTCATAAGGGCAGTCTCGATGATCCGCGTGTCGATATTCATATCGGCGATGTCGGCGCGCTGATCCGCTCAAAACAGGCGGCCTATGATGCCATTCTGCTCGATGTGGACAATGGTCCGGACGGATTGACCCGCGCCTCCAATGACAGTCTCTACAATGCTGCTGGACTGCGTGCCGCCAAAGCTGCCTTGCGGTCTAAAGGCGTGCTGGCCGTCTGGTCTTCTGCACCGGATGCCGCCTTTACCCGCAGGTTGCGAGAGGTGGGGTTCGTCACCGAAGAAGTCCAGGTGCGCGCCAACGGTAAACGCGGCGGGGCGCGCCACCTGTTGTGGATGGCGGTCAACGGGTGAGATCATCAGAGTGGTGAGGCGACGCTACAGCGCCGTGCGCCATATGTGGCGCACAAAGGTTCGCTGTAGATCCTTATATTTGTTGCATAATTTTCTCTTTAAGTCGATTCCGGTTTAAAGAATTATGCAATAGATGCCAATTGATGGAGATCATTGGCACTTTCAGTCAATCGAGCGAAAAATGTCGAATTGAAGTGAAGAAACAAAAAAGCCTGCCGCGGGAGGAGGTGCGGCAGGCTTTTTAAAAGAGTGAACAGCGGCTGGGAGGAGGAGTGCCACCGTTCCATCGGACGCCCCTAGGGAGGAGGAGTGGGTCGTCCGAGAGACGAAGCTTTGCGGGAGGAGGATGCATCGCTTCGTTGAGATAAATAATACGCGACAAATGCCCAATTCATAGTCATTTTGTTGCAGTGCAGATATGCGTTAAATGCATGGGTATTTTGCAATGATTTGAGATCCAAATCGGACCGGTTTGCGTAGCGCAATTCCCAGACGCAAAAACGCCCGCGTCATCGGCGGGCGTCGTTCAAGCAGCAATGTCGATATCGATCAACCGGCAACGGAGGCCCGCGCAACGCGACGGATGTCGCTCCGTTCAATGCCGAGATCCTGCAACTCGCGGCTGGTCATGCGGCCAAGTTCGGAAACGGTCTGACGATACTTGCGCCAGTTGTTCAGGGAGCGTGCTACGTTCATGATAATGCCCTTTCTGAGGACTGTCTGACGTCAGCAACCTTGGTTCGGTTCCGGCGTCGTTTCGATGATTGGAATATAAGCGTTCTTTCATCGTCCTAACAGAGACAAGGTCTCACGCCACCCATGCGTCAAATGCATGAGTAAGCGATGGCGGTCGCCTTTGGAAATTTGGGGTCCGATGTTTTCGGCAGCCCATATCCGTAGCGTTTATTCAGGTCACGAAATATTAAAATTCGGAACGGTGGCGCTTTCTCTTTGTTTGCAAACAGTGGGGTTTTGAGGGTGCGGCTTGGATGCGCGCCCTCGACTATCCAGCAATAATCTTTAGAAATGAGAGCTGATCCGATGATCGATAAACCGACGCCACCCTTTTCCAAGCAACAACAGTCTATTCCGGGACTGACCCGCGACATGGATCCCGTGCCGGATCACGGTGAAACGACCTATAAGGGTTCGGGGCGGCTTGCCGGCAAGAAGGCGGTAATAACAGGTGCTGATAGTGGCATCGGGCGCGCTGTGGCCTTGGCTTATGCCCGAGAGGGTGCTGATGTGCTGATCTCCTATCTCAGCGAACATGAGGATGCCGAGGAAACCAAGCGCCTTGTGGAAGAGGCAGGCCGCAAGGCCGTGCTGGTGGCGGGCGACTTGCAAAAGGCCGACCATTGCCGCCTCATTATAGACAAGGCGGTTGCCGAGCTTGGCGGCATCGATATTCTCGTCAACAACGCTGCCCACCAAAAGACCTTCGAGCAAATCGAGGATATCAGCGATGAGGAATGGGAATTGACGTTCAGGGTCAATATCCACGCGATGTTCTATCTGACCAAAGCAGCCGTCAAGCATATGAAGCCCGGTGCGGCGATTATCAATACAGCCTCGATCAACGCCGATACGCCGAGCCCCACTTTGCTGGCTTATGCAACGACCAAGGGTGCTATCCAGAATTTCACGGCAGGCCTCGCCCAGCTTCTGGCGGAAAGAGGTATCCGCGCCAATACTGTTGCGCCCGGCCCGATCTGGACGCCACTCATCCCTTCAACCATGCCGCCGGAACGGGTCTCGAGCTTTGGCGAGCAGGTGCCGATGAAACGACCGGGCCAACCGGCTGAACTTGCAACGGCCTATGTGATGCTGGCCGACCCGCTTTCAAGCTATGTTTCCGGCGCCACCATCGCAGTCACCGGTGGCAAGCCCATTATCTAGCGGTTGTTGGGTGAATTGAAGTCCGGGTTCCCCGAAGAGACAAGCAAAACCAAGAAAAGTTTTCGTCGGTCAGGTTCAGATTGAACCTGACCGACTGTCGTTTTGCGGTAGTGGCGATGATGTGGATCGCGCTCTCTTGGCAGCGTGGCGGAAATGCATTGACCCTCTATTGTCGCTGCAGGAATACCCGATAAACTGCTGCATGATTCCTTCGGCTGAAAGGCTCAAGGAGAAAGCCATGCAGCAAGTATAGAATCGGGGCGGCGGGTTCTGTGCATCCCATGGGATGCTTGGCGCAGTCGTGTCTTGGAGGGGCGACGGTTGTGCAGTTTCGCCAGGCCTTTGTGCATACGGGTCTTGGTGCGAAACAGGGGCCGAAAAGCGTCTTGATCTCTTGCGGGTGGGGAGGGGTGGCGTGAAAAAGAGACTGGTCGCTGTGGTCTTGACGGCGTTGTCACCGGCATTGGGAATGCTGGTTTACAATGAAGTGAGTGCGCGTGCCGAACGCTATGCCGAAGTTCATCGTCAGGTGTTCGAAACTGCCCGACAGGCGGCGTCCGAGGTGAAAAGCGTCGTGGAAGGCGTCAAGGCCCTGCTGATTGCCACCGCGGTTATTCCAGCGGTCGCCGGTCAGGATAAACAGGCCTGTACCGACGTTCTGAAATCGGTAGCCGCCAGAGTAACGCAGGTCCGCAATATCGTTGTTCTCGATCGCAATGGAAAACTGGTTTGCGACAATATGGGCTGGGAGGTCGGCAGCGACTTCAGCGATCGCGACTATGTTCGGCAAGCTCTTCGGTCCGATGCGTTATCGGTTGGCGATTACACGGTCAGCCGGATCTCGAACGCACCAATCGTGCCAATGGCGCTGGCCATCAAGCAGGGATCCGAGACAGTTGGTGTGCTGGCGACGGCGGTGCATCTTGAGTGGCTGGAACAGCGCATCGTTCAGCGGGGCCTTCCGCCGGGCGGTTGGATCACCATTGCTGACCGCAACGGTATCGTGCTTGCCCGCAACCCGGGGCCTGAAAAATTCGTTGGCACCCAGATTCCACCGCCCTATCACACGCTGGTTCAAGCCCAACAACCCGGCACGACGGAACGTGTAGGTCAGGACGGAATACGCCGGATTATGGGTTATGTTCCTGTTTCACCCGACAATCCATTTTATGTCAGCGCCGGATTTTCGGCGGACCAGGCATTTGCGCCGATTGACCGAGCTTCTCTCTTGGGATTGGCGATGATCGCTGTGGGCGCAGGTCTCGCTCTCCTGGCGGCGTTTTTGATCGGAAATCGCTTCATCCTCGGCCCGATCACTCACATCGTTGCCGTTCTTCAGCGATGGCGCCAAGGGGATCTCGCGGCCAGAACCGGGATGACCGGGCGCTCCAGTGAATTGGGACAGGTTGGCGCCACGGTCGATAGTCTTCTGGACGAATTGGAAGCACGCCGATGTGAGGCAGCGCGCGCTGAAGAAAACCGCAAACTTGTGGCCAGAGAGCTGGCGCACCGTGTCAAGAATACGATGGCGATGATCCAGGCGATCGCAAGGCAGACGTTCAAGGACCGCTCGCAGGAAAATGGCGTTTTTGCCCGGCGCGTTGCAGCCCTTGCGGGAGCCTATGATATCCTTTTGTCGGAAGACTGGAAAAGTGCCGGGTTGCGCGATGTCCTCGAGCGGGCGCTTCAACCCTTCGATAGCGAGGGTGACAGGCGGATTGTTCTCCAGGGGGCAGCCTGCACCTTGCCGCCTGAGGCTGCTGTCGCGCTATCGCTGATCGCGCATGAACTGGCCACAAATGCCGTGAAATACGGGTCTCTTCGCGAACGGGATGGACGTGTCAAGGTAGAATGGCGGCAAGAGCAGGATCGGATCGAGCTGCAATGGCGGGAAGAAGACGGGCCGCCGGTCGTTGATCCCACTCTTCAAGGTTCTGATCCCCAAGCCTCCGGTCTTAAAGGGGCCAGTGTCGAAGGGTTTGGGTCGCGGTTGATCCGCAGTGCTTTCCCTCGCAGCCTGTCTCCCAAGATCAGCAGCGATTTCCGGCCCGATGGTCTTCGTTTCCATCTTTCCTTCGCTGTGGTCCAGCCAGGGTTAGGGCAGTCGTCGGTGTCAGGGCAGTCCGAGACAGCGCAATCCGGTGCTTTGGATAAGCCGCAAACACTCGCCGCCTTGGAGGCTTGAAATGCGGCCTGCGGTCGCCTGAAAGATGGTTCATCCTGAATGGCCTGCCAAGTGGGGAAAGCTGTCGCCTGGATCTGGTTCCCCCCATTGGCCGAGTTTGCGGATTTTATTGAAATTTTGCACAAGACAAATATAAAGTTCCTGCATCGCTCATTGAGGGCGGGTTTGGATCAGGGTGGACATTGACTTAAAGCTAAAAATTCTGCCGTAGAATTCCCGCAATCGTCCCGGGTTAACGGAACTATGCGGCATCGCGATATTATTCCCCCTCTTTTGAACGATGCATTTGCCTGCATGGTCATGGAAGACAGATATGCCACCACGCAAAAAAGCTGCGATTGCCAGTACCGGCATCGCAGGACTGGACGAAATTCTCCGCGGCGGATTGCCCTTACCGAACCTGTTCATGCTTCAAGGTGCTCCCGGATCGGGCAAAACCACCGCAGCCATACAGTTCCTGCGGGCCGGTGTTGAAGCGGGCGAGAGCTGTCTTTATGTGACGCTGTCCCAAAGTGCTGCCGAATTGCGCTCTATTGCGGTTTCCCATGGCTGGACGCTGGATGGTATTCACGTCGAGGAACTGTCGACGACAGGCAGTATCGACGAGGCCGACGAGCAGAGCATTTTCATGACCGCCGATCTGCGGCTCGATGAAACCCGCAAGGCGATAGAAGCTGCTATCGATGAGCATAAGCCGCAGCGCCTGGTGTATGACTCGCTGCTGGAAATCCGGTTGATCACCGGCGACTCCCCCCGTTTCCGCCGGGAACTGATCGGCTTCAAGTCCTTCCTGTCAAAACGAAAGGTCGTGGCGCTGCTTCTCGATACTCAGTCGCCCGGTCTCGACCGCAGCGGCGAGGAGGTCGAAGGTCTGGCCCATGGCGTCATCCGCTTCGACAAGTCGCTGGAAGAATATGGCGGTGTCCGGCGCCGGATTGAGGTGTCTAAAATGCGCGGCGTGCCGATTGCCGATGGTTATCATGACATGGCGATCCGCGAAGGCGCAGGCGTTGTCGTGTTTCCGCGCATCATGCCCAGCACGGCGACAGAAGCGACCAAGCCGCAATTGATCAAATCCGGCGTGAGCGAGTTGGATGACATGTTCGGCGGCGGCCAGGAAGCGGGAACGACCACCCTGGTCATCGGTCAGGCCGGAACGGGCAAATCCACCATGTCGTCGCTCTATGCAACGGCAGCCCTCGAGCGCGGCGAAAGCGTCGCTCTCTTTCTGTTCGAGGAGCGGTTGGAAACATTTTTCCGCCGGTCTGAAGGCCTGGGCATGCAATTGCGGCAGTTCCACAAGGATGGCAAACTGATCCTGCGTGATTTCAACCCGAATGAAGTCTCACCCGGCGAGTTCGGCCAGATTGTCCAGGATGCCGTTGTGCAGAACAAGGTGCGTGTCGTGGTCATCGACAGCCTGACGGGTTATCTGAATTCATTGCCGCATCGGGAAAAGGCGGTGCGGGACATCCAGTCCCTGCTGAAATATCTAGCGAGATCCGGTGTCCTGACCAT
This portion of the Allorhizobium ampelinum S4 genome encodes:
- a CDS encoding ABC transporter ATP-binding protein encodes the protein MATSVTLQKVFKRYGALEVIHGVDLEITPGEFVVFVGPSGCGKSTLLRMIAGLEPISGGTLLLDGQRMNEVPAAKRGIAMVFQSYALYPHMTVYKNLAFGLETAGMKKKDIEPRVERAADILQIQPLLGRKPKALSGGQRQRVAIGRAIVREPNIFLFDEPLSNLDAELRVQMRVEIAKLHQSLGNTMIYVTHDQVEAMTMADTIVVLKGGYIEQVGAPLDLYNNPKNKFVAGFIGSPRMNFIDTRLVEAGDRTAVELNGKPVDLARTSPGAQVGQKVSVGVRPEHLSLRPAEITLGEAHVDLVEHLGGQTILYLSMQDGQSIAMVMEDQQAIRKGEKVTIHIDSKRCYLFDDAGNRVNGGVNR
- a CDS encoding MnmC family methyltransferase; amino-acid sequence: MLPWIQLDSAAIPDGGGDLRLKQRGQEFSIMLGANELMNSRLSGSEEALATLACEKIGACDKPSLLIGGLGMGFTLRAALGVLQADARVTVAELVPAVVAWARGPMAEVHKGSLDDPRVDIHIGDVGALIRSKQAAYDAILLDVDNGPDGLTRASNDSLYNAAGLRAAKAALRSKGVLAVWSSAPDAAFTRRLREVGFVTEEVQVRANGKRGGARHLLWMAVNG
- a CDS encoding DUF1127 domain-containing protein; amino-acid sequence: MNVARSLNNWRKYRQTVSELGRMTSRELQDLGIERSDIRRVARASVAG
- a CDS encoding SDR family oxidoreductase translates to MIDKPTPPFSKQQQSIPGLTRDMDPVPDHGETTYKGSGRLAGKKAVITGADSGIGRAVALAYAREGADVLISYLSEHEDAEETKRLVEEAGRKAVLVAGDLQKADHCRLIIDKAVAELGGIDILVNNAAHQKTFEQIEDISDEEWELTFRVNIHAMFYLTKAAVKHMKPGAAIINTASINADTPSPTLLAYATTKGAIQNFTAGLAQLLAERGIRANTVAPGPIWTPLIPSTMPPERVSSFGEQVPMKRPGQPAELATAYVMLADPLSSYVSGATIAVTGGKPII
- a CDS encoding sensor histidine kinase; the protein is MKKRLVAVVLTALSPALGMLVYNEVSARAERYAEVHRQVFETARQAASEVKSVVEGVKALLIATAVIPAVAGQDKQACTDVLKSVAARVTQVRNIVVLDRNGKLVCDNMGWEVGSDFSDRDYVRQALRSDALSVGDYTVSRISNAPIVPMALAIKQGSETVGVLATAVHLEWLEQRIVQRGLPPGGWITIADRNGIVLARNPGPEKFVGTQIPPPYHTLVQAQQPGTTERVGQDGIRRIMGYVPVSPDNPFYVSAGFSADQAFAPIDRASLLGLAMIAVGAGLALLAAFLIGNRFILGPITHIVAVLQRWRQGDLAARTGMTGRSSELGQVGATVDSLLDELEARRCEAARAEENRKLVARELAHRVKNTMAMIQAIARQTFKDRSQENGVFARRVAALAGAYDILLSEDWKSAGLRDVLERALQPFDSEGDRRIVLQGAACTLPPEAAVALSLIAHELATNAVKYGSLRERDGRVKVEWRQEQDRIELQWREEDGPPVVDPTLQGSDPQASGLKGASVEGFGSRLIRSAFPRSLSPKISSDFRPDGLRFHLSFAVVQPGLGQSSVSGQSETAQSGALDKPQTLAALEA
- a CDS encoding ATPase domain-containing protein: MPPRKKAAIASTGIAGLDEILRGGLPLPNLFMLQGAPGSGKTTAAIQFLRAGVEAGESCLYVTLSQSAAELRSIAVSHGWTLDGIHVEELSTTGSIDEADEQSIFMTADLRLDETRKAIEAAIDEHKPQRLVYDSLLEIRLITGDSPRFRRELIGFKSFLSKRKVVALLLDTQSPGLDRSGEEVEGLAHGVIRFDKSLEEYGGVRRRIEVSKMRGVPIADGYHDMAIREGAGVVVFPRIMPSTATEATKPQLIKSGVSELDDMFGGGQEAGTTTLVIGQAGTGKSTMSSLYATAALERGESVALFLFEERLETFFRRSEGLGMQLRQFHKDGKLILRDFNPNEVSPGEFGQIVQDAVVQNKVRVVVIDSLTGYLNSLPHREKAVRDIQSLLKYLARSGVLTMLIVAQHGLLGQNVGIDVDVSFLGDTVLLLRIMEHEGRLRRSITVVKKRHGPHDLDVRELLIESGSVSVVSYNPLPDPK